CGTTGGTGCTGATGAAAAGACCTGCGGGAAGAAGGACTGCCGTCAGAGCGAACTGGTCCAGCGCATACTGCTGCTCCCGAACGTGTTTGAGTTCATCCTGCACAATTAAATTGACCAGCTTCGCAGTCATGATCCTTGCCTTTCGCGATCCGATGCTGCACTGGCTTTATCATATCACTTTGGAAATGAACATAGAGACATGCGCTTTCTTTTACGTGTTCAGAATTATTCCCCATACCTTCTTTTAAGGCAGCAGATCCTCCTCCACATCGGTGGCCTTCAGTGCATATTCATGCTCTTCAAACGGGGGCGCAGAAAGGTTGGTAACAGGTTTCATCCAAGGCGCGCTGAGCCAGCCAAAAAACAGCCCAAGTGCAAATCCTATGGCATGGGTGCGATAACTGACCTGCGGTTCGAACTGCGTGGGGACCAGGACCACCAAGGCGAAGGCAATGGTTCGCATCACCCGATGGGTCCAGCTTAAATAATCGGCATGTTTCAAAAAGAGGAACAGCCACAGGGCGGCCATGAAGTAGACCATGCCTGAGGCCCCGATGAGCCTCGTCTCGGGGCCATAGGTGAGAAGTGCCAGGGCTCCTGTGACCATGCCGCCGAGAAGGGAAAGTCCGGGGAAGGCCCAGAGTCCAAAATAATTTCGAAGGAAGAGACCAAAGATGAGGAAGAGGCCGCTGTTGGCAAGCAGAT
This genomic stretch from Oligoflexus sp. harbors:
- a CDS encoding rhomboid family intramembrane serine protease, producing MALPESEHPQWPRPRRPHYARARVLHPDFGEEREDDIIRHTDLRQHPLGQRPDPASLWPAVLLLLLFFAGSYWSWIHPDANPLAATQDLVYKKGEIWRLMTTLWVHADIAHLLANSGLFLIFGLFLRNYFGLWAFPGLSLLGGMVTGALALLTYGPETRLIGASGMVYFMAALWLFLFLKHADYLSWTHRVMRTIAFALVVLVPTQFEPQVSYRTHAIGFALGLFFGWLSAPWMKPVTNLSAPPFEEHEYALKATDVEEDLLP